From Candidatus Cloacimonadota bacterium, one genomic window encodes:
- a CDS encoding chromate transporter: MLWRIFLTFLKIGAFTIGGGYAMIPLIKREVCSRHGWITEDDFLDGLAAAQSCPGPIAVNISIYTGYHVRGKLGMLMALLGTILPSTVSIIIIAMLFRQYTDQALVKRAFTALNPAVVALIAVPLIQMAQKSGLVWKNAWFPLSVAILVGVLNVSPVYLILLTIVYAVYEAHK; encoded by the coding sequence ATGCTGTGGAGGATCTTTCTAACCTTTTTGAAGATAGGTGCGTTCACCATTGGCGGAGGTTACGCCATGATCCCGCTGATCAAGCGGGAAGTATGCTCCCGGCATGGTTGGATCACGGAAGACGATTTTTTGGACGGCTTGGCGGCGGCTCAGAGCTGCCCTGGCCCAATCGCCGTGAATATAAGCATTTATACGGGGTATCATGTGCGGGGAAAATTGGGAATGCTGATGGCGCTATTGGGAACTATATTGCCTTCCACCGTGTCGATCATCATTATTGCCATGCTGTTCCGTCAATACACAGATCAGGCATTGGTGAAGCGGGCATTTACCGCACTTAATCCTGCGGTGGTGGCACTCATCGCCGTCCCCCTCATCCAGATGGCACAGAAAAGCGGACTTGTGTGGAAGAATGCCTGGTTTCCCCTTTCCGTAGCGATTTTAGTAGGTGTACTGAATGTGTCTCCAGTATATCTGATCCTGCTCACCATCGTTTATGCTGTATATGAGGCGCACAAATGA
- a CDS encoding sodium-translocating pyrophosphatase: MPHLPLIWYLAPLGAISALFFAYYFYHNVKIANPGNARMQEIAGYVREGAYAYLLQQYKGVGLFFLIALGIFLFSAYGLKVLDPMIPWGFLSGGIMSGLAGFIGMNTATMASSRTAQACSESLNKGLKVAYRAGGVMGLTVVGLALWDISFWFFLLNTKGYSLEKIAVVMLSFGMGASSQALFARLGGGIYTKAADVGADLVGKVEADIPEDDPRNPATIADNVGDNVGDVAGMGADLYESYAGSILATAALGMSAVLRLSVTNPAMKEFMVNFISAPLILAGIGALLSILGIFAVSTKENAGMKELMAALNKSIYLSSILIAIASFFVCKILLPQEYYLGIFISSVVGLLAGVLIGYTTELWTSHSYKATRNIAKQGEYGSATVILEGFSVGMLSTAMPVIIISAAIMISFVLSGGFEHIELGLYGIGFGAVGMLATLGVTLAMDAFGPIADNAGGNAQMSYLPKEVRERTDSLDSVGNTTAAIGKGFAIGSAALTAMALLAAYLEKVRDAFVMLGEKMGEVQMLTIGSGKITETVAAPLASLSQFIEYYQVNPLNPKFLLGIFIGSMVVYVFSALTIKAVGKAAGLMVKEVRRQFTTIPGILQGKTKPDYAQCVKISTIGAQQQMVLPAIIGIASPVVVGLIFGVAGVLGLLIGGLTTGFVTAVMMNNSGGAWDNAKKYVETGAEGGSGSSVHKATIVGDTVGDPFKDTAGPCMNILIKLMSMVSIVFGGFVVTYSPKIEALYTPKPKTVIQTDVPKSITENHLEMITIADSLDTIKN, from the coding sequence ATGCCGCATCTGCCGCTGATATGGTATTTGGCCCCTCTTGGCGCCATTTCTGCACTGTTTTTTGCCTATTATTTCTATCACAATGTAAAGATTGCAAATCCTGGCAATGCTCGTATGCAGGAGATTGCAGGTTATGTTCGCGAAGGAGCTTACGCTTATCTTTTGCAACAATATAAAGGCGTGGGATTATTCTTCCTGATTGCCCTTGGTATATTCCTGTTCTCCGCCTATGGGCTGAAAGTGCTGGATCCTATGATACCATGGGGCTTTCTAAGCGGCGGCATCATGAGCGGATTGGCGGGGTTTATCGGGATGAATACGGCTACTATGGCTTCCAGCCGCACCGCTCAAGCATGTTCTGAGAGTTTGAACAAAGGGCTGAAAGTAGCCTACCGCGCAGGGGGTGTGATGGGTCTCACAGTGGTGGGACTGGCTTTGTGGGATATCTCATTCTGGTTTTTCCTGCTCAATACTAAGGGTTATAGTCTGGAGAAAATAGCCGTAGTGATGCTCTCATTTGGCATGGGCGCCAGCTCTCAGGCCCTCTTTGCCCGTCTGGGCGGTGGTATCTATACCAAAGCTGCGGATGTGGGCGCCGATCTAGTAGGCAAAGTGGAAGCTGACATTCCTGAAGACGATCCCCGCAACCCCGCAACCATTGCCGACAATGTGGGTGACAATGTGGGTGACGTAGCGGGAATGGGCGCCGATCTGTATGAATCTTATGCAGGCAGCATCCTTGCAACGGCGGCATTGGGAATGAGCGCAGTCTTACGGCTCTCCGTCACCAATCCCGCCATGAAGGAATTTATGGTCAATTTTATCTCCGCTCCGCTGATTTTGGCGGGCATAGGAGCTTTACTATCTATTCTTGGCATCTTTGCCGTATCCACAAAGGAAAATGCCGGGATGAAGGAACTGATGGCAGCTTTGAACAAGAGCATTTATCTTAGTTCCATCCTGATCGCAATCGCCTCTTTCTTTGTCTGCAAGATACTGTTGCCGCAAGAGTACTATCTGGGCATCTTCATTTCCAGTGTAGTAGGTCTTTTGGCTGGTGTATTGATAGGATACACCACAGAGCTGTGGACATCCCATTCATACAAGGCTACCCGCAATATAGCGAAACAGGGCGAATACGGCTCGGCTACGGTGATATTGGAAGGTTTTAGCGTGGGAATGCTGTCCACCGCCATGCCGGTGATCATCATCTCCGCAGCGATTATGATTTCCTTTGTACTCTCAGGCGGTTTTGAACACATCGAGCTAGGGCTGTATGGCATCGGTTTCGGAGCAGTGGGCATGTTGGCAACTCTGGGCGTCACGCTGGCTATGGACGCTTTTGGGCCTATCGCCGATAATGCCGGAGGCAATGCACAAATGTCTTACCTGCCCAAAGAAGTGCGGGAACGCACGGACAGCCTAGATTCCGTGGGAAACACCACCGCTGCCATCGGCAAAGGATTTGCCATCGGTAGTGCCGCACTTACAGCTATGGCGCTGTTGGCGGCATATCTGGAAAAGGTGAGAGATGCCTTTGTGATGCTAGGTGAAAAAATGGGTGAAGTACAGATGTTGACCATCGGTTCCGGCAAGATCACAGAGACCGTGGCAGCTCCTCTGGCCAGCCTGAGTCAGTTCATCGAATATTATCAGGTAAATCCGCTCAATCCCAAGTTCCTCCTGGGTATTTTCATCGGCTCAATGGTGGTCTATGTATTCAGTGCACTCACCATCAAAGCGGTTGGTAAAGCCGCAGGGCTGATGGTGAAAGAGGTTCGCCGGCAGTTTACCACCATTCCCGGCATCCTGCAAGGCAAGACCAAGCCGGATTATGCCCAGTGCGTAAAAATCTCTACCATCGGTGCACAGCAACAGATGGTATTGCCCGCCATCATCGGTATAGCAAGTCCTGTAGTAGTGGGACTGATCTTCGGAGTAGCAGGTGTTTTAGGACTCTTAATCGGCGGACTCACCACCGGTTTTGTAACCGCAGTGATGATGAACAATTCCGGCGGCGCTTGGGACAACGCCAAAAAGTATGTGGAAACCGGTGCGGAGGGCGGCAGCGGTTCATCGGTACATAAAGCCACGATCGTGGGCGATACGGTGGGTGATCCCTTCAAGGATACTGCCGGCCCCTGCATGAATATCCTGATCAAACTGATGAGTATGGTTTCCATCGTCTTTGGCGGCTTTGTGGTAACATACTCTCCCAAAATCGAAGCACTTTATACACCAAAGCCGAAGACGGTTATTCAAACAGATGTTCCCAAAAGCATTACGGAAAACCACCTGGAGATGATTACGATTGCAGACAGCCTCGACACCATCAAAAACTGA
- the xseB gene encoding exodeoxyribonuclease VII small subunit has product MENTNPEELSFEEALKALEEIVDRLSNNATNLDEMLQLYARGVDYLKRCQAKLGEAEAKIKILSEELPGKVQEMNNGS; this is encoded by the coding sequence ATGGAAAATACAAATCCCGAAGAGCTCAGTTTTGAAGAGGCTTTGAAAGCCTTGGAGGAGATCGTTGACCGGCTCTCGAATAATGCGACAAATCTTGATGAGATGCTACAGCTCTATGCCCGGGGAGTGGACTATCTCAAGCGCTGTCAAGCGAAGCTGGGTGAGGCGGAAGCCAAGATCAAGATCCTCAGCGAAGAACTCCCGGGTAAGGTTCAGGAGATGAATAATGGATCCTAA
- a CDS encoding CCA tRNA nucleotidyltransferase, with protein MTLAEFLSLMRSTLEGTTFEGKCYIVGGVVRDHLLGRQDFDDFDLVVEMPYGGLKLGAYLSHRWHPDYYETFPKFGTAKMETMGTKLDFVQTRKEVYRPGRRYPRITFSSIRDDVYRRDFCINALYLELFSSEISDPCGRGRQDLEQGMINSIREPDKVFAEDLLRIIRALRFSAVLGFEIGAESKTAMRKYAQQTSRLSARAIQREVGKIVAAGKLEQAKALFHEFGLELPDFPPEPIGG; from the coding sequence ATGACACTTGCCGAGTTTCTCTCCCTGATGCGTAGCACTCTAGAGGGCACTACCTTTGAAGGAAAATGCTATATCGTGGGCGGAGTGGTGAGAGATCATCTTTTGGGCAGGCAGGATTTTGATGACTTCGACCTGGTGGTGGAGATGCCTTATGGCGGATTGAAGCTGGGAGCTTACCTCAGTCATCGCTGGCATCCCGATTATTATGAAACCTTTCCCAAGTTTGGCACTGCCAAGATGGAAACAATGGGGACTAAACTGGATTTTGTCCAGACCCGTAAGGAAGTGTATCGCCCTGGACGCCGATATCCCAGGATCACTTTCAGCTCTATCCGGGATGATGTCTACCGGCGTGATTTTTGCATCAATGCACTCTATCTAGAGCTTTTTTCTTCGGAGATATCCGATCCCTGCGGCAGAGGCAGGCAAGACCTGGAACAAGGCATGATCAATAGCATTCGGGAGCCGGATAAAGTGTTTGCGGAAGACCTCCTGCGCATCATCCGAGCCCTGCGTTTCTCCGCTGTTCTGGGCTTTGAGATCGGAGCTGAGAGCAAGACTGCCATGCGTAAATACGCCCAGCAAACAAGTAGGCTGAGCGCACGTGCCATCCAAAGAGAAGTCGGTAAAATCGTGGCTGCGGGCAAATTGGAACAAGCAAAGGCATTATTTCATGAATTTGGCCTGGAACTGCCAGATTTTCCCCCTGAGCCCATTGGTGGATGA
- the hemW gene encoding radical SAM family heme chaperone HemW: MTLGLYIHIPWCLSRCPYCSFFADNYNRKDFDDYFATLLREKELWRQNGIPPLSSIYFGGGTPSLLSAQQIRTIVNSLELLPGAEITMELNPIQVTKSFASELADTPVNRLSLGVQSMLDDDLLYLGRRHRAADIPQKLQILRDAGFTNISADFIYGLPNSHNKKVCESLSRLLDIPFEHISCYLLELAEDCPLAADIPLLPDDDESNRQYQLIRDLLEEHGFIQYEISNFALPGRESRHNLLYWESRECLAWGASASGYYKGRRYQNPADLKLYSQYIASGRTGGDTDESAQEESDYIMMRLRLVKGLDYAEYQARFGKCFTKGREHGIRKLEELGFIHLDASGLRLLPDAFFISNAVITELL, from the coding sequence ATGACACTAGGGCTTTATATTCACATCCCTTGGTGCCTGAGCCGCTGCCCATATTGCAGCTTCTTTGCCGATAACTATAATCGTAAGGATTTTGACGACTACTTTGCCACTCTGCTGCGAGAGAAGGAGCTGTGGCGACAAAATGGCATCCCGCCGCTAAGTTCCATTTACTTTGGCGGTGGCACTCCTTCGCTGCTCTCTGCACAACAGATTAGAACTATTGTGAATAGCTTGGAACTGCTTCCAGGAGCAGAGATTACCATGGAGCTGAATCCCATCCAGGTCACCAAGTCTTTTGCTAGTGAACTGGCAGATACTCCCGTAAACAGACTGTCTTTAGGAGTGCAATCCATGTTGGATGATGATCTGCTCTACCTCGGTCGCAGGCATCGAGCCGCAGACATCCCCCAAAAACTACAAATCCTGCGGGATGCCGGATTCACCAATATCTCTGCGGATTTCATCTACGGTCTGCCCAATAGCCATAACAAGAAAGTGTGTGAAAGCTTGAGCCGCCTGCTGGACATACCCTTTGAGCACATCTCCTGCTACCTGCTGGAATTGGCAGAGGACTGTCCCCTGGCAGCCGATATTCCCCTCCTGCCCGATGACGATGAAAGCAACCGTCAATATCAGCTAATCCGGGATTTGCTTGAGGAACACGGCTTTATCCAATATGAGATTTCGAACTTTGCCCTGCCCGGCCGGGAATCCCGCCACAATCTGCTATACTGGGAATCTCGGGAATGCCTCGCCTGGGGAGCATCTGCTTCCGGATATTACAAGGGCAGACGCTATCAGAATCCCGCCGATCTCAAGCTCTACAGCCAATATATCGCTTCAGGCAGAACCGGCGGCGATACCGATGAATCTGCCCAGGAAGAGAGCGACTATATAATGATGCGGTTGCGCCTCGTAAAAGGCTTGGATTATGCCGAATACCAAGCCCGCTTTGGCAAATGCTTTACAAAAGGCCGGGAACATGGAATCAGAAAACTGGAAGAACTGGGATTTATCCATCTGGATGCTTCCGGATTACGCTTGCTGCCCGATGCGTTCTTCATCTCAAACGCCGTTATAACGGAGCTTCTATGA
- the dut gene encoding dUTP diphosphatase codes for MKISYQKLHPDAVEPRRMSSGAAGYDLYACIPEDILLEPIERIAVPTGLAISLPENHEAQIRPRSGLALKLGLSVLNAPGTIDSDYRGEIRVILINLSRKTVTITPGMRIAQMVIQRVESIEFEQCERLDETHRAAGGFGSSGH; via the coding sequence ATGAAAATCAGCTATCAAAAGCTGCATCCCGACGCCGTCGAACCCCGGCGGATGAGCAGCGGTGCCGCCGGATACGATCTCTATGCCTGCATCCCAGAAGACATCCTTCTGGAGCCTATTGAGCGGATAGCGGTGCCTACCGGTCTGGCGATCTCTCTGCCCGAAAACCATGAAGCGCAGATTCGCCCGCGCAGCGGTCTGGCTCTGAAGCTGGGGTTGAGTGTATTGAACGCTCCGGGAACCATCGATTCGGATTATCGGGGCGAGATCAGAGTGATCCTGATCAATCTGAGTAGAAAAACAGTAACGATTACGCCCGGTATGCGCATCGCCCAGATGGTCATACAGCGGGTGGAAAGCATAGAATTTGAGCAGTGTGAACGCCTGGACGAAACCCACAGAGCAGCGGGGGGATTTGGCTCCAGCGGACACTAA
- a CDS encoding polyprenyl synthetase family protein translates to MDPKVLLKKDMKEKQELVNIILDRYLPRKDEYPKDIHKALRYSTFAGGKRLRPYLTFLAYQLYKDELDAIAPVAAAIEMIHTYTLIHDDLPDIDDDEYRRGKKSCHAVFGEGVALLAGDSLLVNAFELITYAEIDDALKVQFVRELAQEAGIKGVIAGQMMDIDSEGKNVDKKTLNFIHNNKTAKLINVSLRFGALAAKASAKDLAIIEDYGTKIGLVFQIVDDLLDIEGSEAKLGKSIGKDEAQGKATFPAIYGIEQSRQMAMDLTAKAKESISHFGERGLRLMVLADYLLNRKS, encoded by the coding sequence ATGGATCCTAAAGTACTCTTAAAAAAGGACATGAAAGAAAAACAGGAATTGGTGAATATCATCCTGGATCGTTATCTGCCCCGCAAGGACGAATACCCCAAGGATATACATAAAGCTCTCAGATACAGTACCTTTGCCGGTGGAAAACGCTTGCGCCCATATCTCACATTTCTGGCTTATCAACTCTATAAAGACGAATTGGATGCCATCGCTCCGGTTGCCGCTGCCATCGAGATGATCCACACCTACACGCTCATCCATGATGATCTGCCGGACATCGATGACGATGAATACCGTCGCGGCAAGAAATCCTGTCATGCCGTATTCGGAGAAGGTGTAGCGCTATTGGCAGGGGATTCTCTTTTGGTAAATGCCTTTGAACTGATTACCTATGCCGAGATCGACGATGCCCTGAAAGTGCAATTTGTGCGCGAATTGGCTCAGGAAGCGGGCATCAAAGGTGTGATCGCCGGACAGATGATGGATATCGATTCCGAGGGTAAGAATGTGGATAAAAAGACCCTGAACTTTATTCATAACAATAAAACTGCGAAGCTGATCAATGTGAGCCTGCGTTTTGGCGCCCTTGCCGCAAAAGCCAGTGCCAAAGACCTGGCCATTATCGAAGATTATGGCACCAAAATCGGTCTGGTCTTCCAGATTGTCGATGACCTGCTGGATATAGAAGGTAGCGAGGCAAAACTGGGTAAGAGCATTGGTAAAGACGAAGCTCAGGGCAAAGCTACTTTCCCTGCTATTTATGGTATCGAACAAAGCCGGCAGATGGCCATGGATCTTACCGCAAAGGCCAAAGAAAGCATCTCTCACTTTGGCGAACGCGGTTTGCGCCTGATGGTATTGGCGGATTATCTATTGAACCGCAAGTCATGA
- a CDS encoding thioesterase family protein, translated as MIFEYKKKIYGYECDIYSHLNNANYLMLLEAARSEAMEVMDTPLAKLLQMGIQFFVLRYELDYLKAVELEDTVLVRSWFYSTNRIKGLWQQEIYNSRGDLCFVAHLTVVYAQNGKAKRLPPEISDHFLKYVHLES; from the coding sequence ATGATCTTCGAGTACAAAAAGAAAATCTATGGTTATGAATGCGATATCTATAGTCATTTGAACAACGCCAACTATCTGATGTTGTTGGAAGCTGCGCGCAGTGAAGCCATGGAAGTGATGGATACTCCCCTCGCAAAGCTCTTGCAGATGGGCATTCAGTTCTTTGTACTGCGCTATGAATTGGATTATCTGAAAGCGGTGGAATTGGAGGACACGGTTCTGGTTCGGAGCTGGTTCTACAGCACAAACCGGATCAAGGGCTTATGGCAGCAGGAAATCTACAACTCCCGCGGGGATCTCTGTTTCGTGGCGCATCTCACGGTGGTCTATGCCCAAAACGGTAAAGCGAAGCGCTTGCCCCCGGAGATATCCGATCACTTCCTCAAATACGTCCATTTGGAAAGCTAA
- a CDS encoding chromate transporter, which produces MILLQMLITFFKIGLFSFGGGYAILAMIRQEVVISNAWITEAEFMQVVAISQMTPGPIAINAATFIGYQKAGIIGSLICTFGVILPSLIIMLIITVSYLKLKKLPWFQQIFRRLRLLSVGLIAAALIMIMGNAVQDWYSIGIFTVCFVATWRFKLNPFTMLISAAVFGMLFGSG; this is translated from the coding sequence ATGATCCTGCTACAAATGCTTATCACTTTCTTCAAGATCGGACTGTTCAGCTTTGGTGGGGGCTATGCCATATTAGCGATGATCCGGCAAGAGGTGGTAATAAGCAACGCCTGGATTACTGAGGCGGAATTTATGCAGGTGGTGGCGATCTCGCAGATGACACCGGGGCCTATCGCGATCAATGCAGCTACCTTTATCGGCTATCAAAAAGCAGGGATCATAGGTTCTCTGATCTGCACTTTTGGAGTGATATTGCCCTCGTTGATCATCATGCTGATCATCACCGTAAGCTATCTGAAACTAAAGAAGTTACCGTGGTTTCAGCAGATCTTCCGCAGGCTGCGTCTGCTGTCCGTAGGGCTGATTGCCGCGGCATTGATAATGATCATGGGCAATGCCGTGCAGGATTGGTATTCAATCGGGATCTTTACGGTGTGCTTTGTTGCCACCTGGCGCTTTAAGCTGAATCCCTTTACCATGCTTATCAGCGCAGCTGTATTTGGGATGCTGTTTGGCAGTGGTTAG
- the lepB gene encoding signal peptidase I — MKERMKIVKNNRENLAKMPSRSPLPTDRKFHKRKPQFQDWAEAILFAFVVAMIIRNYTFQNFMIPSSSMEKTLLTGDFLVANKLKYYFTDPKREDIVTFRYPKIEENTPEHPDYKDQFIKIFHPIYINKTQSFSRFPLTAFHITYYARKNIVKRVIGMPGDTIEIRDKIVYINGEEFNRGYECYGEAYPSPPQAPRVVTERTFKPGLMDPVSYSNWYDLYRVDADSSAANTRFNRDWFGPIKVPEGKYFVMGDNRDVSEDSRYWGFLDRTDITGSPWLIFWSKGIEYNKLYDTPHIRWNRIFRLAR; from the coding sequence ATGAAAGAACGCATGAAAATAGTAAAGAACAACCGCGAAAATCTGGCTAAAATGCCCAGCCGCAGCCCTCTGCCAACCGATCGAAAGTTCCACAAACGCAAACCACAGTTCCAGGACTGGGCCGAAGCCATCCTCTTTGCCTTTGTAGTAGCTATGATCATACGCAACTACACTTTCCAGAACTTTATGATCCCCTCTTCATCGATGGAAAAGACTCTATTGACCGGAGACTTTCTGGTAGCAAACAAGCTGAAGTACTACTTTACCGACCCCAAGCGGGAAGACATCGTAACTTTCCGCTATCCCAAGATCGAAGAAAACACGCCTGAACACCCCGATTACAAGGATCAATTCATCAAGATCTTCCATCCGATCTACATCAACAAAACCCAATCCTTCTCGCGCTTTCCCTTAACTGCTTTCCACATCACTTACTACGCCCGCAAGAACATAGTGAAGCGTGTGATCGGCATGCCCGGAGACACCATCGAAATCCGCGACAAGATAGTATATATCAATGGAGAAGAATTCAACCGCGGCTACGAGTGCTACGGCGAGGCGTATCCCAGCCCGCCGCAAGCTCCCCGAGTGGTTACAGAACGCACCTTCAAGCCCGGTTTGATGGATCCCGTCAGCTATTCAAATTGGTATGATCTCTATCGCGTAGATGCAGATTCCAGCGCTGCCAATACCCGCTTCAACCGCGATTGGTTCGGCCCCATCAAAGTGCCGGAAGGCAAATACTTTGTAATGGGAGACAACCGCGATGTGAGCGAAGACAGCCGCTATTGGGGCTTTTTGGACCGCACCGATATCACCGGGTCTCCCTGGCTGATTTTCTGGTCCAAAGGCATAGAATACAACAAACTATACGACACACCCCACATCCGGTGGAACAGGATATTCAGACTGGCTCGCTAG
- the ispG gene encoding flavodoxin-dependent (E)-4-hydroxy-3-methylbut-2-enyl-diphosphate synthase, protein MTPISRRNTRTIKLGNIRIGSDAPISIQSMLNVKTANVPAVRNQIKRLVSAGCEIIRFSVMDMEDAAAIREIKKDFQVPMVADIHFDHKLAIAAIENGIDGLRINPGNIGSESGVKSLAAAAKNHGIPIRIGVNSGSLPKDLLSRYGHGSTAMMEAALSHVNILEKLGFYDIKISAKASNIPLMLASYRELSKRCDYPLHLGVTEAGTALSGSIKSAIGLGILLEEGIGDTIRVSLTDDPVKEVYVARQILIGLGIRKGLQIVSCPTCGRTRIDLIGLAQKVEQALEEFRDLELCIAVMGCAVNGPGEAREADFGIAGGNKEGLVFARGEIIKKVPEEQLLSALVELIRESL, encoded by the coding sequence ATGACACCGATTTCGAGACGTAATACACGCACCATTAAACTGGGAAATATACGGATAGGCTCAGATGCCCCCATTTCCATCCAAAGCATGCTGAATGTAAAAACAGCCAATGTTCCTGCGGTTCGCAATCAGATCAAGCGCCTGGTTTCAGCAGGCTGCGAGATCATCCGCTTTTCCGTGATGGATATGGAAGACGCTGCAGCTATCAGGGAGATCAAGAAGGACTTTCAGGTGCCGATGGTAGCGGATATTCACTTCGATCACAAACTGGCAATTGCAGCCATAGAAAATGGTATCGACGGACTGCGCATCAATCCCGGCAACATTGGTTCCGAAAGCGGGGTGAAAAGCTTGGCCGCAGCGGCAAAAAACCATGGTATCCCCATTCGCATCGGAGTAAACAGCGGTTCGCTGCCCAAGGATCTCTTGTCCCGATATGGACATGGCAGCACAGCGATGATGGAAGCGGCGCTAAGCCACGTAAACATCCTGGAAAAGCTGGGTTTCTACGATATCAAGATCTCAGCGAAAGCATCCAATATCCCGCTGATGCTCGCCAGCTACCGGGAACTGAGTAAACGCTGCGACTACCCCCTGCACCTGGGCGTCACCGAAGCCGGAACCGCCTTGTCCGGCAGCATCAAAAGCGCCATCGGACTGGGCATCCTGTTGGAAGAGGGCATCGGAGACACCATAAGGGTATCCCTCACCGATGATCCGGTGAAAGAGGTATATGTAGCGCGGCAAATCCTGATCGGATTGGGCATTAGAAAGGGCTTACAGATAGTATCCTGCCCCACCTGCGGGCGCACTCGCATTGACCTCATCGGTTTGGCGCAGAAAGTTGAGCAGGCTCTGGAGGAATTCAGGGACCTGGAACTGTGCATAGCCGTGATGGGCTGTGCGGTAAACGGTCCCGGAGAGGCTCGGGAAGCAGATTTTGGCATCGCCGGAGGCAACAAGGAAGGGCTGGTCTTTGCGCGTGGGGAGATCATCAAGAAAGTCCCTGAAGAGCAGTTGCTCTCTGCCTTAGTTGAGCTTATCCGGGAAAGTCTGTAG
- the nadA gene encoding quinolinate synthase NadA yields the protein MNDIIDRILLLKKQHNALILAHNYQAVEIQDLADYRGDSLQLAMLSRDLKNPMIVFCGVRFMAETAAILNESSTVLLPVLDAGCPMADMISADQLRQFKAQHPGSPVVCYVNSTVEVKAESDICCTSSNAVKVLQSLPADKDILFVPDRNLGSWAAHQSGRKVITWNGYCPTHQWGFGLGDIRNLKTKYPDYALLAHPECDPVIVNEADMVMSTGGMMKYVEQNDKVIIATENGLTDYLKHIYPNKKIITLSPKAVCQNMKKTTVRDVLKALEESRHHIVVDEAIAKKARESIDRMLALS from the coding sequence ATGAACGATATAATCGATAGAATATTGCTGCTTAAAAAACAGCATAATGCACTGATTTTGGCGCATAACTATCAGGCTGTGGAAATCCAGGATTTGGCGGATTATCGCGGGGATTCACTGCAATTGGCAATGCTCTCGCGGGATCTGAAGAATCCCATGATCGTCTTTTGCGGCGTGAGATTCATGGCAGAAACTGCAGCCATTCTGAATGAAAGCTCCACAGTGCTCCTGCCCGTGCTGGACGCAGGATGCCCCATGGCGGACATGATAAGTGCGGACCAATTGCGGCAGTTCAAAGCCCAGCATCCCGGCAGTCCGGTGGTGTGTTATGTAAACAGCACGGTGGAAGTGAAAGCCGAAAGCGATATCTGCTGTACATCCTCCAATGCTGTGAAGGTGTTGCAATCACTGCCGGCGGATAAGGATATACTCTTTGTGCCGGATCGAAACCTGGGCTCCTGGGCAGCGCATCAGAGCGGGCGTAAGGTGATCACCTGGAACGGTTACTGTCCCACCCATCAATGGGGCTTTGGACTGGGAGACATCCGCAATCTGAAAACCAAGTATCCAGATTACGCACTGCTGGCGCATCCGGAATGTGATCCCGTCATCGTGAATGAAGCAGATATGGTGATGTCCACCGGAGGCATGATGAAGTATGTGGAGCAAAACGACAAGGTGATAATAGCCACAGAGAACGGGCTGACGGACTATCTGAAGCATATTTATCCGAATAAAAAGATCATTACGCTATCTCCCAAAGCGGTGTGTCAGAACATGAAAAAGACCACAGTGCGGGATGTATTGAAGGCTTTAGAAGAAAGCCGCCATCACATTGTGGTGGATGAAGCAATAGCAAAGAAAGCAAGAGAAAGCATAGACCGCATGCTGGCTCTGTCCTGA